AACCCGCCACAGACTAGTGGCCCGAACACGGCGAGCATGATCGGCAACACCGAATCCGAGTCCATCCATTGAGGTGCCATCCGCGTTACCACCATCCCCATCAGCAACAGAATCGGCGGCCAGATACGCAACGGCTTCAATTCGCTGCCTGCAGTTGTTACTTCACTGGCAGCAGGTTCGACGGGAGAATTCATTTCGGTTTCCGGTTGATTGGTATCAGTCATGACAAACTCTGATGGGAGAAAATTAAAGGGACGGTTCATTTTCCGCATTGCTGAATCACTAGACATCCCGCGAACGAGTGTCTGCTTTCTGTTACTGTAACCAGTCGCACGGCGGTGTCAAATGCATGAACTGTGATCCGAAACCGATCCCCTGTTTCGATTCACAGCTGTGCTGTTTTCACTACCGTTTCCTGCCTGCCCGTCAACAGGAAAACTTTCTCATTCATCTGAACTTAACCAGACAGAGATATCAAATTGCAAACGCGTTCCACACAATGGTACAACAGAAGAGAAGAGACGCCATCATAACGAATGAGGGAACAAGCCGTCTCGATTTAACAGGAAGTATTCTGACCATGGACGACCGGCAATTTTTAAACGCATTCGAAAACTGCACACTCCCGTTCGACGAGTGGACGCATCGCGCGCATCTCCGCGTTGCTTATCTCTACGCTTCACAATTTGATCTGCCAACAGCGACTGACAAAATGCGGGCCGGCATCAAAGCCTACAACAAAGCCACCAATACCCCGGAAGAACTCGAACGCGGCTACCACGAAACCATCACCGTCGCCTTCATGCACCTGGTCACCGCCACCCTGCAGCAGTCGGGCCCATTTCAAAACTCCGAAGCATTCTCCGACGCCTGTGCTGTTTCGCTCAATAAGCCGGTTCTGCTCAAATATTACAGCAAAAACCGTATCATCTCCATGGAAGCCAAACAGACTTTTGTAGAACCCGATCTACAGCCACTGCCGGTGCTACAGGAATAAACGGACGTTGGCTGTTTTCGTTCTGAAGATAATCTCTTTCATCATTCTACCCCTTTTTCTTTACATCTACCTCTCCACCCGGCATCATGGAATCAACGTCTTTGATGAAATCACACCTGTTCCATCTGAATGAAGTGAGGCTGCTATGCTGGTGAAGAAGCTGAAAGACAAACTGATCAAAGGCGAAACCGTCTATGGTTCGCTGTTTCAGTATGCCGTCGTGCCCGCGATGGTGGAGTCGATTCCCGAAAACTCGCTCGACTTTGTGATCGTCACCCCCGAACATACCACGCTCGATCTCGCGGAGTTCCTTCCGCTGCGATATGCATTGAATTCCAAAGGCATCGCCTGCCTGGCCCGCACGCACAGTCGCGATGCTGCCGATGTCGCCCGCGTCTGTGATACCTTTGATGGCGTGGTCGTTCCCTATGTCGAAGAATACGAACAGGCCCAGCAGCTCGCAGCCGCCGCCGTGTATCGACCGCTGAAAGGCATCGTGCTGGATGAAGTCCTCAAGACCGGGAAATTCGTCAATCAGAAAACCGCCGACTACATCGAGAAGCGTAACGAGAACACCCTCTTCATCCCCATGATCGAATCAGTGCCCGGCATCGAGAACCTGGAAATAATCTGTTCGATTCCCGGCGTGCATGCGGTCTT
The sequence above is a segment of the Gimesia algae genome. Coding sequences within it:
- a CDS encoding HpcH/HpaI aldolase family protein; this encodes MLVKKLKDKLIKGETVYGSLFQYAVVPAMVESIPENSLDFVIVTPEHTTLDLAEFLPLRYALNSKGIACLARTHSRDAADVARVCDTFDGVVVPYVEEYEQAQQLAAAAVYRPLKGIVLDEVLKTGKFVNQKTADYIEKRNENTLFIPMIESVPGIENLEIICSIPGVHAVFVGPGDLTANMGIPGEYDNPELIAAIQKVIDIANQQHVAAGCWFGTTKQAVRTIRQGARLVVYANDGLMLKHAMQSAYSELRKG